Genomic DNA from Deltaproteobacteria bacterium:
GCGTACACGCTGCGGGAGACGATTCGCAGCGTGCTGGGCGAGGTGCCGCCGCGCATCCAGGTCGTTTCCGCTGCTCAAGGCTCGCAGGGCGCGGCCTGAACGGCGCGGCAGAGCTACATTCCGCCCCCGTGGCCGACCAGATCCTCACGATGGAGGCGCCTGCCTCCGGGATCCGCCTTTCGGTCTGCATCGCCACCGCGCTCTCCCGCGAGGCCGCGGCGCGCCACGGTCTCGCTCCGGGAAGCGCCGCAGCGCTCGCCCAGGGACTGACGGCAGGGCTGCTGCTCGCGGCGTACGAGGAAGCTCGCGTCGACGTGCAACTCGAGTGCAACGGACCCCTGCGCGGCCTCCTGGTGGACGGAGACGAGACCGGCGCGGTGCGCGGCCTGGTCCGGGTAACGACGCTCGAAGGGCCGCCGCGGACGCCTCGGCCGTCGCGCTTCGATCCCCGGCCCTTGCTGGCAGCGCCGCACGACGAGCGCGCCGGGATGATCTCCGTCCTGCGCGCGCCCCGCGGCCCAGAGAGCGCGCATCGCGCGGCATACCCGTTTGCCGGCGCCGATCTCGGCGCGGCGCTCACGCTCTTTCTCCGCTCCGAGCGCGAGGAGGGCGGGGAGATGGCGCTCGAGGTCCTCTGCTCCCAGGACGATCCCCTCGCCAGCGTCGCGGGAGTGCTGGTTGCGGCGCTTCCGGGCGCCGACGCCGAGCGGGCGCGCGTTCTGGGCAAGCC
This window encodes:
- a CDS encoding Hsp33 family molecular chaperone HslO; translation: MADQILTMEAPASGIRLSVCIATALSREAAARHGLAPGSAAALAQGLTAGLLLAAYEEARVDVQLECNGPLRGLLVDGDETGAVRGLVRVTTLEGPPRTPRPSRFDPRPLLAAPHDERAGMISVLRAPRGPESAHRAAYPFAGADLGAALTLFLRSEREEGGEMALEVLCSQDDPLASVAGVLVAALPGADAERARVLGKPLRQGALCTALASADGASGLAHALLHSLDPGPLRRISALEPRFGCRCSRERVTRALKSVGALELREMADEDGGARLTCDFCGADYRFTPAELLEIAQP